The Xyrauchen texanus isolate HMW12.3.18 unplaced genomic scaffold, RBS_HiC_50CHRs HiC_scaffold_682, whole genome shotgun sequence genome contains the following window.
GACTACTCTTAGAGACTTCCTGTTCATATTTGTACCTACTTAAAATCAACAGAGATCCAAAAAGATCCCTATTCGGACAAACATCTCATCAGTCGGTGAGTTGCCTTCACCTTAGAAAGTGGATTAGTGGATTATCTCGCCTTCCGTGTTACAAAACGAAGGCGTTAACAGTCACTTCATGATGTGCTATAAACAGCGATGGAAAATAACTACCCCCAAATactgcaagtttttttttcttttggaaaaCTGAACCACTAAACCAGAGGGAAACAGAACACGAAAACTGGAATTATTGACTTTGTTTCAGGTACCGAAAACGGAAGTTGCTTTGACATATTTAACTCTGCACTGATGATGGATTATTTCCGTTGACGTTTTCGTAATGGTACGCGTGTTCTAGTTATTGTGGATGGATTTAATTATTAGTGAGcccgaaaatatttttattattattatttaaataatacaagaaTGTACAAATGAATCCGAGAGAATGCGCTGTGCACGGCTGTTAAAAGACACTCATTTCCGTTGAGGTATAACATATTGCTTTCTCCAAACACTCAAAAGGGCAATAAATTGAAATGCAAGAAAACACAAACACCCTCCAACATCTCCTACATTTATTAAGTAGTCGAGTCTCTAACTCGAATCCTCTAACTTGTAGAGTAAGGCAAATCTGTTTACATTCATCATGAAAATGTGTACTCTTAAGACATTTGAAGCATAATTTCTCAAAGAAATATGAACACTTCTTTCTGGCTACATAAACACGGCCATATACACTCGAGGAAGAAGTCTAAAATGGAAAAATATCTGCTGCCCTACATGTGTGTACAAGTTTGACTTATAACATCTTTGTGGAGGCTGTGGAGGAGCTTTctagacagaaaaagaaaaaagaaagaaatccacATCTGTTTCTTGGATCATGGCTATGGAGTGCCTACAGAGGTTGGTggctctgctctgcctcttggcTGCACAACTGGCTTTCTATGGAATTTCATCTGCCTCAGTCAGGAATGTGTCTTTGAATGAGGGGACAGAACAAATTGAACGTAAAATAGGCAACATAACCATGTCCGCACACCTTCACCCCAAATTATACTTTGATCAGACACAGCTGCATTTGATGAAAAAGAGGGCCatcaccacacacagacacatttttaaagttatCCGAAATGCTGTTTCTACCATGTTGTCCAATGCTGCCATTTACCAGCCACCAGTAAACCATGAGGACTTTGGTAAGAAATGGAATGAGATTTACGGCAACAACTTGCCCCCTCTTGCACTATACTGTTTGCTTCAGCCTGAGGATGCTGCTGCCTCTCAGTTTTTGATTGAGTACATGGACCGAATGGTGGAGTATCCGGACTGGATGGTGTCTAGTGCCCCAAATGATGAGGTACCGATGGCTCACTCCCTCACTGGGTTTGCCACAGCATATGATTTCATTTACACATTTCTTGACACACAGAGACAATTACGATATCTCAAGAAAATACGGTCAGTTACAGAGGAGATTTTTGAGCTGTCCAAGCACAGAGGGTGGGGAAAGCAGTTTTTACAGAACCACCAGACAACTAATATATTAGCCATCCTCATTGGAGCTCTTGTGGCAGGGGAGCATAATGACCCTGAAACCATGATATGGAAGCAAGTAGCTGTAAACTACATGGAAAAGACCATGTTCCTCCTCAACCACATTGTTGATGGCTCCCTTGATGAAGGTGTTGCATATGGCAGCTACACAGCAAAATCCATTACTCAATATGTTTACTTAGCATTGCGGCATTTTCAGATAGACAACACACACATCAACTGGCTGAGAGCTCACTTCATGTTTTACTATGCTACTTTGCTTCCTGGATTTCAAAGAACTGTCGGCATTGCAGACTCTAACTACAACTGGTTCTATGGGCCAGAGAGTCAACTTGTTTTTTTGGATGCCTATGTGCTCCGAAATGGCTCTGGGAACTGGTTGGCACAGCAGATTAGGAGACATCGTCCTAAAGATGGACCCATGATGCAATCAGCAGCCCAGCGCTGGGCTACTTTACATACAGAGTACATATGGTATGATTCTGAGTTACTTGCACAGCCTCCACCTGACTTCAACAAAGCAAACATGCACATTTTCTCCAACTGGGGTGTGGTGACATATGGGGCAGGGTTACCTCGAGCACAAGGAAACACATTTGTCTCCTTTAAATCAGGAAAATTAGGAGGGCGAGCTGTGTATGATATTGTCCATGCTCAGCCTTACTCGTGGGTGGAAGGCTGGGCAAACTTTAACCCAGGCCACGAGCATCCTGATCAGAACTCCTTCACATTTGCTCCAAATGGACAGGTTTTTGTCGCTGACGCCTTGTATGGTCCTAAATACAGCTATCTTAACAATGTACTAGTGTTTGCCCCCTCTCCCAACAGCCAGTGTAATCAACCATGGGAGGGGCAGTTGGGGGAATGTTCCAAGTGGCTGCGATGGGGAGAAAAGGAAGTTGGAGGCACTGCCGGGGAGGTCATTGATGCCTCATTTCATGAGGACATGTTGTTTGTGAGTGGAGAGTCTGTGTCAGCCTATTCATCTGCCATGAAGCTAAAGAGTGTGTATCGGGCCCTGGTGCTTCTTAACTCTCAAACGTTACTGGTGTTAGACCATGTCGAGAAACAAGCACACTCCCCTCTCAATTCTTTCAGTGCATTTTTTCACAATCTTGACATCGACTTCAGGTATGTTCCTCACAGATCTTTTGAAAAGTACAATGGAGTGTTGATGGATGTGTGGGATGCCCATTACAAAATGTTTTGGTTCAACACGCAAGGATCAAGCCCAGATGCCAGTATACAAGAGGCAGAGCAGACAGCAGAATTCAAGAAGAGATGGACGCAGTTCATAAACGTGACCTTTCCCATGGAGAGCCCTGTCACCAGAGTGGCTTACCTGATGCATGGCCCATATGTCAAGGTTTCAGACTGTAGATTCACTGACGACAGTAAAAATGGAGTAAGGCTATCATTGATCTTAAATGACACAGAGACAATTGTGTCAGTCGCAACAAACTATAAGGATATTGAGGCTAGATACAGCTACTTGGGCTTTGCAGGCTTTGCTAAAGCAGAGGACAAACACAGAATAGTCCAGTTTGGCCAGGGTATTCAAACTTTGCCAGGTCAAGTCACAAAAGATTTAGTATTTGACTTTGGATTGCTGGTTAATATCTCAGCAATACTAACTCTATGTTCTGCCTTGGCTTTCATGATAAGAAAAAGAAAGCTTCATGTGTCTTTCAATATGCTCATCCATTGCACTCTGATCTGTGTGCTGTTCTTATGGGTAACTGAACTTTTGTCAATATTGTATGGTTGCAAACAGCTCCTGTGTGATGTTAAACAGAGAGACCACAGCGTAGATGATGACACTATTGTCTCTGGGGAGAGCCTGACCATACTCCCTGTCATCACCATCACATCCATTCCAGGCTCAGGCGCTGAGATCCTTCAGCCCCTTTTTGATAACAGCTCTGACTTTGTCTACCTCAGAATCCCTTCCACTTACCTGCGATTCCCTGTGTCCCCATTAGTCTCTCTGGTGGACTCTTGCGAGTGGTCCAGAGCAGATGCAAAGAGTGGACGATTTGGCATCATTCAAGGATGGTTCCATTCTATAGTCCACAATGTGAAGCTGCACCTGCAGAACATTGAGTTGCACAAAAGCAGTGATGAGTCAAGGAATAAAATCAGAGAAAAAAGTGAGCGGAGAAAAAGAAGGATGCTGCTTTCAGAGCAAACAAGAACTGGTGGCAGCAGGGTTGCCCACTTAGGATACATACAGGAGCTGAGGCAGCACCTGGTCAAGTACCCAAATGCCCGACCGGTGATGAGCATGGGCAGTGGCGGATGGTTTTTAAAGCTGCCGTTTCTTCAAGAGGTCATTGGTCGCTCTCTTCGCTCAGTTCATGTTGTCAGAGACCCACGTGCATGGATTTATCTAATGCTATACAGCAGCAAGCCAAGCCTGTACTTGCGTAAGAATATTAAAAGGCAAATAGgcaacattttcaaaaagaaCAGTGATGGTGTGGACCAAGGGTGTGCTGCAGTGGACCCAgagtttctttctttaaaaaatatcctCTCTCAGCCAGATCCAAATCCTTTGCAGCTGCTTGCACAGTTATGGCTTGCACACAATTCTGCTGGAGTCAGAGTGAGCAAAAGTCTCCCTACACACACTTACCTTATAGTCAAATTTGAGGATATTGTTTATTTTCCTAAAGAGACAGCAGAAAGGATACACAACTTTCTTGGGATACCTCTTTCACCAGCTGCCTTAAACCAACTGGTATTTGCTACATCTACTAATCTGTATAATCTAATATATGAAGGAGATATATCGCCAGCCAAAATCAATATGTGGGAAGAGAATATGGTTTCTGATGAGATTAAAGACATTGAGGATACATGTTGGCCTGCTATGGAGAAGCTGGGTTATAAAAGACATACAGGTAGTCACTCTTTTTTGTAAATCAATGTCAGCGTTTTTATTCATTTCTCATAATGTGCCTATAGATTGTAATATGTATTAGTCTGTCTTTGCTAACAATTCACAAGAAAAGATTCACCATAAGATTTACAAAGATTAGACCAATTATGCTTTGATTCCAGTAAATTaatcatataatatataatgtttacattttaaaatgtcatagacAAAACTATGAGTCAAGAATTTAGTAAATGTGCTAAAGAACAAGGAGTGGTCACTCCCTGTTGACATTAAGAAACATCTGCAAATCCTGGACCTTAAAAGCCTATGTTCTGACTGGAGGACAAAATTATGAAGTATTTCCCACCAGATGGGCTGCCATCAGCTTTTTTCAGTTCTGTTATGAGACGTTTTGTTATTGATTGTATTATGGTATTGTGATTGCACACTAGAATGTGCTAAATAGTTATTTATCCACCAAGAGGTCGTATTATTTGCAATTTAAAGAGTAATGTGAAAATAACCAAACACCCCTCAAAAATAATTCAAAGATAGATGATCAGGAAAATAGCTCAGTTGTGTCCAGTTTTAGTGAAACTCTGTTTCACCTGCACTTCTAAGCAAATTACTATGACCAATAATGTGAGGTGGAATAGTTCATGTGTAAAAATGTGCTAGATGTACATTATGTGATTGTATCAAAGcacttatagggatagttcaccaaaaaaattacaattctctcatcatttacatttcaTCCCAAcaatttgaagcaccaaaaagcacatagaggcagcataaaagtaatccataaaatttCAGTTATTacatctatgtcttcagaagtaatatgataaattgttttattataaattctcctcctggcccattaggtggcgatatgcattaggtggcgatatgcatgaagaatgcgaatcaccacgGGCAGGACCTGGGTAGCTCCAGCCAGGTTTccaaaacaaccaaattggcctggttgctagggagggtaggatCACATGGAGTaatctcctcatggtcgctaaaatgtggtttgctctcggtggggcgcgtggtgagttgtgtgttaaTGTTGCGGAGAgtagcgtgaagcttccacatgcactatgtctccgtggaaatgcgctcaacaagccacgtgataagatgtgaggattgacgtctcagacatggaggcaactgagattcgttctctgccacccagattgaggcgagtcactacgccacaacgAGGAATTTccaattccaaattggggagaaaaaaaaagaatgcaaatcaccaaaaacaaaagatcaatgtgaaagtggagattggtagtaaaaaaatatttaaatattgactgtttatcacccacacctattatatcacttctaaagatatggattaaaccactggagtaatatggattacttttatgctgcctttatgtggttttggagcttcaaattgttggtacccattcacttgcattgtaaggacctacagagctgagagattcttctaaaaatctttgtttgtgttcagcagaagacagaaagtcaaacacatctgggatggcacgagggtgtgttaacgatgagagaattttcattttttgggtaaactattcctttcagtgactgaaagtaaaataatttgtcttgtgttttttttatgtggatgatttgtttttctcttgtttctttttttggataactaaatgtatctttatgtaaaatatatgaCAAGCATTGACTATATTTTACTTGTCTTAAATTGTATCCTTTTTCTCATGTAATCATACATGGAACATTTCACAACCCAAATAAGTAAAATCAcaaaacatcacatttctcaTCTTAATGGGGAACTATATTAATGCAGACTGAATAGACTACTAATGTGAAATGTTTTCGAAGCCACAACGCAAATGGATTTTCCATGGCACCACATGAATATGGAGTGTAATCATCACTGTGGGATAactgaaatgaaagaaaataaaagacaatttatgtaatattaatgcatttgcaaaggctgctttgtgtgtgtgtgtgaagttatTTTCAGAGTTTTGGACTAAACTCAACCAATTCTTCAAAGAATAGAAAATCTACGTGGAGAATATTAAgttacactacatggccaaacaaaaaaacatgcatacactAGTATTTCATTGGatcacctttagctttgattacagtgTGAATTTGTTATGGCATTgcttcgacaaccttatgcagtCCAGAGTTACATTAATTTTTGTCCGAGtattgtattgatgacgggagagtcgaaccaatCCGTAAAGTCTACTCAACACATTCCAaaaactttcaatggggttacTGTCAGGACTCtttggtggccaattcatgtgagAAAATTATTCATCATGCTCCctaaaccactctttcacaattggAGCCTGATggatcttggcattgtcatcctggaatatgtccATGCCGTCATTGAAGAAAAAATCCACTGATGTAacaacctggtcattcagtacattcaggtagtcagatGACTTTATTGcggcataacgttgctgagcctagacttgACCAATGGAAGCAACCcaagatcataacactgcctctagAGGCCTGTACaatgggcactatgcatgatgggtgcatcgattcatgtgcttcccttcttacacTGACATGCCCATTGCTTTGGAATTGGGTAAATCTAGACTCATCAGACCGCATGACCTTtctccattgctccacagtccaatctttatgctccctagcaaattgaagttgttttttcaGATTAGTCTCACTAACAATTGAcattcttgtggccacacagctgtttagtcccaataatgtactgtaaattcttgtcacattgtgcatgtgatGCTCTTACTTTCTCTATTTTATATCGCAGTGAATTCTATGTCAATTTTTTACCAAGTGACTTcaccaagcattttagtgatctaTACATAAGAAGTTGAAAGGCAAGTGTGAACTCTGTGTAACAGTAACTTTTAGGTGATATGTTCTTATTAGCCTGATTCATTtacaatgttttacattttattgagCAACCATAGCTCAATACACAGTGTGATATGAACTTCGAAGtgatgtgatgtccttatcagagtagctcaacaacaacaaacataacCTATTTACTATAACATTTATAGTTATTATTTTGTTGTGAAAATTacttgtatttacagtatatagcatATCAACAAATGTTTTTGGAATAAAGAATCCACTTTTCCAAAATGATTCTAGCAATCTTATTTCTGCTTTCCCATTACTTTAAAACcacattgttttgttgtttacCATGGATTTTGCCAAATTGACAAACCAGCAAGCTACATCATGCTATTTAATCCTAGTGAAATATTCATAAAGTTCTCAGTACGTCAAATATGTTGATGCCCAGGTTAATGATATGAAAGCTTGCAATTCAAGTTCGTATGAACAAATGCAAGAATTGAATAATCAACCATGGAAAAACCCATATCAATACTGCATATCAGCACTGAATGTGCACATTTATTTGCTCGCACTAAATTTGATTGAACTTATACTAAGAGCATTTTACATAGAATGCAGTCTTCATATTTGCAGTAgttttatgaatgtttatatGATAATGTTTTACACTACTGGAGCCCATGTGCAGGCCCTACAGGCTAGCTACCAAATGCATTTTTagatattcatttaaaatgatggATACTCTGAGCAAAGTGTGTTGGGCAATAGCGCCATCTACCCCTTAATAAGGGTCCAGAGTGAGACAAAATTTTGTCTAAGAGTTGTTAATACACACCATGATATTGACCCTGAATAGTAGACTATATAGCATGATTGCTTTagaattatacaaatattttaaaaagattatAATATCAAAGCTTATATTGGAGAGACATCAGTTAAGCCACATCCTATATTCCTTTCGATTCAATTTTAGGCtgaaacattgttttttattattccaaATTATGTCTTCAGTGTAATTTTGCTTTGAGCTAAAACATAATAGTAATGAATTACACATTTGTTACAATTCTTGCTGTATTTCAATTATTCAGTTACCACTGAAGTTAAAAATAGTATTAGCTGTTGGtttctggggatattttttttttaaaagttggtATCAGTGTGCACAAAAGAAGTAAATGAAAGATATTgtcttacatatttattttttgctcaaGACCTAGAATTGAGTCATACATTTATATCCAGCAGAGGGCAGCAGATAAATATCCTATGCCATGAACTTGAGCAGAATTTTAACATTTGTACTTAACAGTTTAACATCAGTAGTACTTCACTTGCATCAGCTGCAGATCCTGTAAAAATGGAATAAAGCTTACTCATTGGTTGCAACTTCACTTTTCCTTGTAACACTCTAAAATACCTAAGACATTAACACTACACTGTGATGAATTGAGTCTAGGGCAGTGAGTCATATCTAACTGTGGTTTCCTAGGTGCTAACATAATACTTAATGTGTATACAAATGTGCTTAACTCACTACTGTCTCTCTGGAAGAGTCAAACAATGAATGTGTGTTAAAGTCAGACATACAGCAACAGCTCATGCATTCAAATGAACAAATCTCACCTCGAAGCTAGATATCTTGCTAGATTTAGCCAGAAAAATTGATTTGTTTTCCAATTATTGTATTGAAACCCTAGAACCGTGCACCTCTAATGCGTCTCATGAAAGGGATTGATAGTTTTCCTGATTAGCAGACAGTTCTCGTGCCTTCTAATGCACCGGTGCCGTCAGAGCGAGCCAAGAGCCCAGTGTTTGATCATTCACACTGGGCATGTACCCGTGGCATCGACTTTGATGAATTAGGTGGTGCTGTGAAACCATTGCTATTTATTCTTCTTAATGTCAAGCCCTTGGAAAGAGCATACTGATAGAAACATGTTTTAGCATTATCTATTGCAATGAAGTATCCACATGGGCTTCGAAAGTAA
Protein-coding sequences here:
- the dsela gene encoding dermatan-sulfate epimerase-like protein, with translation MAMECLQRLVALLCLLAAQLAFYGISSASVRNVSLNEGTEQIERKIGNITMSAHLHPKLYFDQTQLHLMKKRAITTHRHIFKVIRNAVSTMLSNAAIYQPPVNHEDFGKKWNEIYGNNLPPLALYCLLQPEDAAASQFLIEYMDRMVEYPDWMVSSAPNDEVPMAHSLTGFATAYDFIYTFLDTQRQLRYLKKIRSVTEEIFELSKHRGWGKQFLQNHQTTNILAILIGALVAGEHNDPETMIWKQVAVNYMEKTMFLLNHIVDGSLDEGVAYGSYTAKSITQYVYLALRHFQIDNTHINWLRAHFMFYYATLLPGFQRTVGIADSNYNWFYGPESQLVFLDAYVLRNGSGNWLAQQIRRHRPKDGPMMQSAAQRWATLHTEYIWYDSELLAQPPPDFNKANMHIFSNWGVVTYGAGLPRAQGNTFVSFKSGKLGGRAVYDIVHAQPYSWVEGWANFNPGHEHPDQNSFTFAPNGQVFVADALYGPKYSYLNNVLVFAPSPNSQCNQPWEGQLGECSKWLRWGEKEVGGTAGEVIDASFHEDMLFVSGESVSAYSSAMKLKSVYRALVLLNSQTLLVLDHVEKQAHSPLNSFSAFFHNLDIDFRYVPHRSFEKYNGVLMDVWDAHYKMFWFNTQGSSPDASIQEAEQTAEFKKRWTQFINVTFPMESPVTRVAYLMHGPYVKVSDCRFTDDSKNGVRLSLILNDTETIVSVATNYKDIEARYSYLGFAGFAKAEDKHRIVQFGQGIQTLPGQVTKDLVFDFGLLVNISAILTLCSALAFMIRKRKLHVSFNMLIHCTLICVLFLWVTELLSILYGCKQLLCDVKQRDHSVDDDTIVSGESLTILPVITITSIPGSGAEILQPLFDNSSDFVYLRIPSTYLRFPVSPLVSLVDSCEWSRADAKSGRFGIIQGWFHSIVHNVKLHLQNIELHKSSDESRNKIREKSERRKRRMLLSEQTRTGGSRVAHLGYIQELRQHLVKYPNARPVMSMGSGGWFLKLPFLQEVIGRSLRSVHVVRDPRAWIYLMLYSSKPSLYLRKNIKRQIGNIFKKNSDGVDQGCAAVDPEFLSLKNILSQPDPNPLQLLAQLWLAHNSAGVRVSKSLPTHTYLIVKFEDIVYFPKETAERIHNFLGIPLSPAALNQLVFATSTNLYNLIYEGDISPAKINMWEENMVSDEIKDIEDTCWPAMEKLGYKRHTGSHSFL